From Sphingopyxis sp. USTB-05, the proteins below share one genomic window:
- a CDS encoding TonB-dependent receptor, with amino-acid sequence MKTSLPNFRVALLCSAVLFATPSLAQSEPSPAPLPEAEAGADGDAIVVTGQRRAQYEATAEKRDAFIVMDAISSDDIGKLPDHNTAAALRRIPGLSVQEDQGEPRFPVLRGLQSTYNRTTVDGALVSGVDSTGRTVPLDIIPSVMAARIEVIKTVTPENDANAIGGIINIATRSAFDAKRAFFNGVASYGVYEQNGDVRNSKPSYRVAFAAGTTFGANDEWGVVIGASQEQLDYDIPQIEVASPSVREYTAAGAPVNSGAANGNGIQVPTQHRLFWYNNTKQRTGGNVKLEWRPSDRFRWELSGVVARTEDDEERIEYRIEQIGNVANQTPTSGDFARGRIIVQLNQPITKRLVALGRTAFDWDAGEKLKVDGDAVFSLGRLRVPNESIEFRTRDADGARYAFHYDTSDFYPVFTPTNAAAAVDPTNFYLQQQRSDLQKSLEKSGQFRLNLTWGDDRDDGGVKLKTGGVIRLTDRENSNPRTDYRAASGFTYTLDEVVASGPTKPIRGQFTIPIRIDANAFPAFYEANKGGFTTTVASVAGNYDVSEDVYAAYLQGSTRIGNVTLLGGLRYERTEVSSNAFRAVGSTLTEITTEGSYDNWLPSFHIRWDVADRFVIRGAYTNTIGRPDYGSIAATETLSFDGSQPTLSRGNPGLKPRESRGFDLSFEFYPKDGVISAALFHKKIRNEIFTLSSVEGIDVGRGVEDVLVSEPRNAESATIKGLELNLQQALTFLPDPFDGLGVSANATFLDTKFTFLTSVGPRVTGLFLQPDTVWNASVYYQKDKFEARLSYNYIGGFLETINDTIPNADQYWKDRGTLDANINFRLTPNFTLYAEGQNLTNKGRRELVGPGQAYLQESAEYGRTFWFGVAANF; translated from the coding sequence ATGAAAACGTCTCTCCCGAATTTCCGGGTCGCTTTGCTGTGCTCGGCCGTCCTCTTCGCTACGCCGTCGCTGGCGCAGTCGGAGCCGTCGCCGGCTCCGCTGCCCGAGGCCGAAGCGGGCGCCGATGGCGACGCGATCGTCGTCACCGGCCAGCGCCGCGCGCAATATGAGGCGACTGCCGAAAAGCGGGATGCCTTCATCGTGATGGACGCGATTTCGTCCGACGATATCGGCAAGCTTCCGGACCATAATACCGCCGCCGCGCTGCGCCGCATCCCGGGTCTGTCGGTGCAGGAAGATCAGGGTGAGCCGCGCTTTCCGGTGCTTCGCGGGCTGCAGTCGACCTACAACCGCACGACCGTCGACGGCGCGTTGGTATCGGGCGTCGACTCGACGGGGCGCACCGTGCCACTCGACATAATTCCCTCGGTGATGGCGGCGCGCATCGAGGTGATCAAGACGGTGACGCCGGAGAATGACGCCAATGCCATTGGCGGCATCATTAACATCGCGACGCGCAGCGCCTTCGACGCGAAGCGCGCCTTCTTCAACGGCGTCGCGTCCTATGGCGTGTACGAACAGAATGGCGACGTTCGAAACAGCAAGCCGTCCTACCGCGTCGCCTTCGCTGCCGGCACGACCTTTGGCGCGAACGACGAATGGGGCGTGGTGATCGGCGCGAGCCAGGAACAGCTCGATTATGACATTCCGCAGATCGAAGTCGCGAGCCCGTCGGTACGTGAATATACGGCGGCCGGCGCGCCCGTGAATTCAGGCGCGGCGAACGGTAATGGTATCCAGGTCCCCACCCAGCATCGCCTCTTCTGGTACAATAACACGAAACAGCGCACCGGCGGCAATGTGAAGCTCGAATGGCGTCCCTCGGACCGCTTCCGCTGGGAGCTGTCGGGCGTCGTCGCGCGCACCGAGGATGACGAGGAGCGCATCGAATATCGCATTGAGCAGATCGGCAACGTCGCGAACCAGACGCCGACCAGTGGCGATTTCGCGCGCGGACGTATCATCGTCCAGCTCAACCAGCCGATCACCAAGCGTCTCGTCGCGCTCGGCCGCACCGCATTCGACTGGGATGCCGGCGAGAAGCTGAAGGTCGACGGCGACGCCGTCTTCTCGCTTGGGCGCCTCCGCGTCCCCAACGAAAGCATCGAATTCCGCACCCGTGACGCGGATGGCGCACGCTACGCCTTCCATTACGATACGTCGGACTTTTATCCGGTGTTCACTCCGACCAATGCCGCTGCGGCGGTCGATCCAACCAACTTCTATCTCCAGCAGCAGCGCAGCGACCTTCAGAAGTCGCTCGAGAAGAGCGGCCAGTTCCGCCTCAACCTGACCTGGGGCGACGACCGCGACGACGGTGGGGTTAAGCTCAAGACGGGCGGCGTCATCCGCCTGACCGACCGCGAAAACAGCAACCCGCGCACCGACTATCGCGCCGCCAGCGGGTTTACCTATACGCTGGACGAGGTGGTCGCCAGCGGTCCGACCAAACCGATCCGCGGACAATTTACCATCCCGATCCGGATCGACGCCAATGCTTTCCCGGCCTTCTATGAAGCGAACAAGGGCGGCTTCACGACCACGGTTGCCTCGGTCGCGGGCAATTACGACGTCAGCGAAGATGTCTATGCCGCCTATCTTCAGGGCAGCACGCGCATCGGCAATGTCACGCTGCTCGGCGGACTGCGCTATGAGCGCACCGAGGTTTCGTCGAACGCCTTCCGTGCGGTTGGCTCGACGCTGACTGAGATCACGACGGAGGGCAGCTATGATAACTGGCTGCCCAGCTTCCACATCCGCTGGGACGTCGCCGACCGTTTCGTGATCCGCGGGGCGTACACCAATACGATCGGCCGTCCCGACTATGGCTCGATCGCCGCGACCGAAACGCTTAGTTTTGATGGCAGCCAGCCGACGCTGTCCCGCGGCAATCCGGGACTGAAGCCCCGCGAAAGCCGCGGCTTTGACCTATCGTTCGAATTCTATCCGAAGGACGGCGTCATCTCGGCAGCGCTCTTCCACAAGAAGATCCGGAACGAAATTTTCACTCTGTCCAGCGTCGAGGGGATCGACGTCGGTCGCGGGGTCGAGGATGTGCTCGTGTCCGAACCGCGTAACGCCGAGAGCGCGACGATCAAGGGTCTGGAGCTCAATCTCCAGCAGGCGCTGACCTTTCTGCCCGATCCGTTCGACGGCCTCGGCGTCAGCGCGAACGCGACCTTCCTCGACACGAAATTCACTTTCCTGACCAGCGTAGGTCCGCGCGTGACCGGTCTGTTCCTTCAGCCCGATACGGTCTGGAACGCGTCCGTCTATTATCAGAAGGACAAGTTCGAGGCGCGGCTGTCCTATAATTACATCGGCGGCTTCCTCGAAACGATCAACGACACGATCCCGAACGCCGACCAATATTGGAAAGATCGCGGCACGCTCGACGCCAACATCAATTTCCGCCTGACACCGAACTTCACGCTTTATGCAGAGGGTCAGAATCTCACGAACAAGGGACGCCGCGAACTCGTCGGTCCTGGGCAGGCATATCTCCAGGAATCGGCCGAGTATGGCCGGACCTTCTGGTTCGGCGTGGCGGCGAACTTCTGA
- a CDS encoding Lrp/AsnC family transcriptional regulator, with protein sequence MQCATNIIILWRCGEKLFNLDALDRKIIEALQRDGSLSNAELAERVGSTGPSCWRRIRLLEEAGVLAKNVWLVDAARIGQGVNVLCNIRLKSHSAEHTALFENFIRDQDRVMECLSMSGEWDYQIRVVAADVSDYEMFLMQTLLRNEAVAGAASHFALRVVKYQTAIPLPAK encoded by the coding sequence ATGCAATGTGCGACAAATATTATCATACTGTGGCGATGTGGAGAGAAATTGTTCAACCTTGACGCCCTCGATCGCAAGATCATCGAAGCGCTGCAGCGCGACGGCAGCCTCAGCAACGCCGAACTGGCAGAGCGAGTTGGGAGCACCGGGCCATCCTGCTGGCGGCGGATCCGACTGCTCGAAGAGGCGGGCGTACTCGCGAAAAATGTCTGGCTCGTCGATGCCGCGCGGATTGGGCAAGGGGTCAACGTTCTCTGTAACATTCGGCTCAAGAGCCATTCGGCCGAACACACTGCGCTGTTCGAGAATTTTATTCGCGATCAGGATCGCGTCATGGAGTGTTTGTCGATGTCGGGCGAATGGGATTATCAGATCCGCGTCGTCGCGGCTGACGTCTCCGACTACGAGATGTTCCTGATGCAGACGCTGCTCCGTAACGAGGCCGTAGCCGGTGCCGCGTCGCACTTTGCACTGCGGGTCGTGAAATATCAGACCGCGATCCCGCTTCCGGCAAAATAA
- a CDS encoding type II secretion system protein N has protein sequence MSGSAVRLPRALPAWLRAGKRSPREVWPALLVGLLGALLIWQCVRLLWTLLTPLSPLGAWQPQAAVIVSPAERRALFTSLDPFFRGNAQGPASATVTSAGLTLFGINLNEATGGGSAIIAGEDGIQTSYAVGDEIAPGLKLVGVAFDHVLLDRGGARESLFLDQSGEAPVANAATPLPAPTPEIGAAPAGASASGEMTPAAIKAGVGFAPRTENGRVTGIVVQPQGDGAAFRAAGLRPGDVVRSVNGRQIGSASDAASLANQLTPGARIALEVERGASVVPVAIFLSKQ, from the coding sequence ATGTCCGGATCGGCCGTTCGTCTTCCGCGTGCGTTGCCTGCTTGGCTGCGCGCCGGAAAGCGTTCGCCGCGTGAGGTCTGGCCGGCGTTGCTGGTCGGTCTGCTCGGCGCGCTGCTGATCTGGCAATGTGTTCGGCTGCTCTGGACGCTGCTTACGCCGCTGTCGCCGCTCGGCGCATGGCAGCCGCAGGCGGCGGTCATCGTCTCGCCCGCCGAACGGCGCGCGCTCTTTACCAGCCTCGATCCCTTTTTTCGCGGCAATGCGCAGGGGCCGGCATCGGCGACCGTCACGTCGGCGGGGCTCACGCTTTTCGGCATCAACCTCAATGAAGCGACCGGCGGCGGTTCGGCGATTATCGCGGGCGAAGACGGGATACAGACGAGTTACGCCGTCGGCGACGAGATTGCGCCGGGGCTGAAGCTCGTCGGCGTTGCCTTCGATCATGTGCTGCTCGACCGTGGCGGCGCGCGCGAAAGCCTGTTCCTCGATCAGAGCGGCGAGGCTCCCGTCGCCAACGCCGCGACGCCGTTGCCGGCGCCGACGCCCGAAATCGGCGCCGCTCCGGCGGGCGCGAGCGCCAGCGGCGAAATGACCCCGGCGGCGATCAAGGCCGGGGTCGGCTTTGCGCCCCGTACCGAAAATGGCCGCGTCACCGGCATCGTCGTCCAGCCGCAAGGCGACGGCGCCGCCTTCCGCGCCGCGGGTCTTCGCCCCGGCGATGTCGTCCGGTCGGTGAACGGCCGCCAGATCGGATCGGCGAGCGATGCCGCCTCGCTCGCCAACCAGTTGACGCCCGGCGCGCGTATCGCGCTCGAGGTCGAGCGCGGCGCCAGCGTCGTTCCCGTCGCCATTTTCCTCTCGAAACAATAG
- the gspD gene encoding type II secretion system secretin GspD: MRLKLSLMLAAALVSATPGPAFAQYTLNVRDADIRAFIQDAARITGRTFVIDGRVNGKVSVVTDRPLSRSEYFEIFLATLRSNGLVAVPGPNGSYRVQPIDGAAAQPGRIGSGGAAQNQFVTEIIRLRYIDAVSAVETLRPLVSAQGSLTANRNANSLVVADFADNIRRIRALASSIDRDSSTSQIVTLKNAGAREIAAALQALVPAAGEGAQKPVAIVPIDSSNAIALRGDQAMVARFVQMANDLDAKAAGGTELRVYWLEHANAETLLPTLQQLIGGGSDPAQKAGLPPASSSSSTSSSGGGATPAPAAAASAPTSVGGGGTGSISTRGPAIITRYEGANAIIVAANSEVQRMLGELIRQLDSRRQQVLVEAIVVEIGDDAAKRLGVQFLLGGKNIPFVATSYSNAQPNILTLGGAYAATKLTQDKTTVDGETVVTQTSSSLGNSLQEAAAASLLGASGGFAGFAGDIGKNTIFGAIINAVKSDTTSNLLATPHIVTLDNQAAKFLVGQEVPITTGEALSDNFDNAFRTVQREEVGIKLDVTPQVNGAGEVKLFLRQEVSSVAGPVSSRNSDLILNKRSFETVLTVDDGEILAIGGLLNDDERKTIERIPLLSDIPLIGELFKSRSRTRSKTNLMVFIRPTILRNREDNAALTARRYGYIRDFQLQRNPDQEPAIDTLVRDYLGAVPPVPSAATPADITVGPVNLPELRGEGGSVKPADVPPSISQAPAPPTGEYP; the protein is encoded by the coding sequence ATGCGCCTCAAACTTTCCCTGATGCTCGCCGCCGCGCTGGTTTCCGCCACGCCGGGACCCGCGTTTGCCCAATACACGCTCAATGTGCGCGATGCCGATATCCGCGCCTTCATTCAGGATGCCGCACGGATCACCGGGCGCACCTTCGTCATTGACGGGCGCGTCAACGGCAAGGTTTCGGTCGTCACCGACCGGCCGCTGTCGCGCAGCGAATATTTTGAGATATTCCTCGCGACGCTGCGCTCGAACGGCCTTGTTGCCGTGCCGGGGCCAAACGGAAGCTACCGCGTCCAGCCGATCGACGGCGCCGCGGCGCAGCCCGGCCGCATCGGCAGCGGCGGGGCGGCGCAGAACCAGTTCGTCACCGAAATCATCCGCCTGCGCTATATCGACGCTGTGTCGGCGGTCGAAACGCTGCGCCCGCTCGTCAGCGCGCAGGGTTCGCTCACAGCGAACCGCAACGCCAACAGCCTGGTGGTCGCAGACTTCGCCGACAATATCCGCCGCATCCGCGCGCTTGCGTCGAGCATCGACCGCGACAGTTCGACCAGTCAGATCGTCACGCTCAAAAATGCCGGTGCGCGGGAAATCGCCGCCGCGCTGCAGGCGCTCGTCCCGGCGGCGGGCGAGGGGGCACAAAAGCCCGTCGCGATCGTTCCGATCGACAGCAGCAACGCGATCGCCCTCAGGGGCGACCAGGCGATGGTCGCGCGCTTTGTCCAGATGGCGAACGACCTTGATGCGAAGGCTGCGGGCGGCACTGAACTGCGTGTCTATTGGCTCGAACATGCCAATGCCGAAACCCTGCTCCCGACGCTCCAGCAATTGATCGGCGGCGGCAGCGACCCCGCACAGAAGGCGGGCCTGCCGCCCGCATCCTCATCGTCGTCGACGTCTTCGTCGGGCGGCGGTGCGACCCCCGCTCCGGCAGCGGCGGCATCGGCCCCGACCTCGGTCGGCGGCGGCGGCACGGGCAGCATCTCGACCCGCGGCCCCGCAATCATCACGCGATATGAGGGCGCGAACGCAATCATCGTTGCCGCGAACAGCGAAGTGCAGCGTATGCTCGGCGAACTCATCCGCCAGCTCGACAGCCGGCGGCAGCAGGTGCTGGTCGAGGCGATCGTCGTCGAGATCGGCGACGATGCGGCGAAGCGCCTTGGCGTCCAGTTCCTGCTCGGCGGCAAGAATATCCCCTTTGTCGCCACCAGCTACAGCAATGCGCAGCCCAATATCCTGACGCTGGGCGGCGCCTATGCCGCGACCAAGCTGACGCAGGACAAGACCACGGTCGACGGTGAAACCGTCGTTACCCAGACGAGCAGTTCACTCGGCAACAGCCTGCAGGAAGCGGCAGCGGCTTCGCTGCTCGGCGCCAGCGGCGGCTTCGCAGGTTTTGCGGGCGACATCGGCAAGAACACGATCTTCGGCGCGATCATCAACGCGGTGAAATCGGACACCACGTCGAACCTGCTTGCGACCCCGCACATCGTCACGCTCGACAATCAGGCGGCGAAATTCCTCGTCGGACAGGAAGTGCCGATCACGACGGGCGAGGCGCTCAGCGACAATTTCGACAACGCTTTCCGCACCGTCCAGCGCGAAGAGGTCGGCATCAAGCTCGACGTCACGCCGCAGGTCAATGGCGCGGGCGAAGTGAAGCTGTTCCTGCGTCAGGAAGTGTCGAGCGTCGCGGGCCCGGTCTCGTCGCGCAACAGCGACCTCATCCTCAACAAGCGCTCGTTCGAAACCGTGCTCACCGTCGACGACGGCGAAATCCTCGCGATCGGCGGCCTGCTCAATGACGACGAGCGCAAGACGATCGAGCGCATCCCGCTTTTGAGCGACATTCCGCTGATCGGCGAGCTTTTCAAATCGCGCAGCCGGACGCGCTCGAAGACCAACCTGATGGTCTTCATCCGCCCGACGATCCTGCGCAATCGTGAGGATAATGCTGCGCTCACTGCGCGCCGCTACGGCTATATCCGCGACTTCCAGCTCCAGCGGAACCCCGATCAGGAGCCCGCGATCGACACGCTGGTCCGCGACTATCTGGGCGCGGTTCCGCCGGTGCCGAGCGCGGCGACCCCCGCCGACATCACCGTCGGCCCGGTCAATCTGCCCGAACTGCGGGGCGAGGGCGGCAGCGTCAAGCCGGCCGACGTCCCGCCCTCGATTTCGCAAGCGCCTGCGCCACCTACCGGAGAATATCCGTGA
- a CDS encoding amino acid aminotransferase translates to MTTDLSSPPSTTAFDPFAPLIEQPADALLGLIALHRADPRRGKIDLGVGVFRDDFGRTPVMRAVKMAEMLLAETQDSKSYLGAEGDAAYTEALAAIVFGAHHASNRLTGVQTPGGTGALRLGAELLARANRVARVWIGAPTWPNHGPIFAEAGLEVRSHRFFDPMDAMIDFAAMIDDLAGARAGDVLLLHGCCHNPTGASFSPGQWRILADLCAARGLIPFIDLAYQGLGSGLTDDAAATRMIFEALPTALLAYSCDKNFGLYRDRVGALWVQSAGQATAGLVRSNMLTLARSLWSMPPDHGAALVRIILESDALRTEWEAELDTMRARINGLRQALAAADSRLSPIAAQHGMFATLPLSPTAIAALREDHGIYMAPNGRINIAGLRTDNIAAFAHALLPYLDAAKDFR, encoded by the coding sequence ATGACGACCGACCTTTCATCGCCGCCGTCCACGACCGCGTTCGATCCCTTCGCTCCACTGATCGAGCAGCCTGCCGACGCGCTGCTCGGACTGATCGCACTCCACCGCGCCGACCCTAGGCGCGGCAAGATCGATCTGGGAGTCGGGGTATTTCGCGACGATTTCGGACGGACCCCGGTGATGCGCGCGGTGAAGATGGCCGAGATGTTGCTGGCCGAAACGCAGGACAGCAAATCCTATCTCGGAGCCGAGGGCGACGCCGCCTATACCGAAGCGCTCGCCGCTATCGTGTTTGGCGCCCATCACGCGTCCAACCGACTGACGGGTGTTCAAACCCCCGGCGGCACAGGCGCACTCCGCCTTGGCGCCGAACTGCTTGCACGCGCCAATCGCGTCGCGCGCGTCTGGATCGGCGCGCCGACCTGGCCGAACCACGGCCCGATCTTTGCCGAAGCGGGGCTGGAAGTGCGCAGCCACCGTTTCTTCGATCCGATGGACGCCATGATCGACTTTGCCGCGATGATCGACGACCTCGCCGGGGCCCGTGCAGGCGACGTGTTGTTGCTCCATGGCTGCTGCCACAATCCTACCGGCGCATCCTTCTCGCCCGGCCAGTGGCGCATTCTTGCCGATCTGTGCGCAGCCCGCGGCCTGATCCCTTTCATCGACCTTGCCTATCAGGGACTAGGCAGCGGCCTGACGGACGACGCCGCCGCGACCCGCATGATCTTCGAAGCGCTTCCGACTGCCCTCCTCGCCTATAGCTGCGACAAGAATTTCGGCCTCTATCGCGACCGCGTCGGGGCGCTGTGGGTGCAATCGGCTGGGCAAGCCACCGCCGGACTCGTCCGTTCCAACATGCTGACCCTCGCGCGCAGCCTCTGGTCGATGCCGCCCGATCATGGCGCCGCACTCGTGCGCATCATCCTCGAAAGCGACGCGCTCCGCACCGAATGGGAAGCCGAACTCGACACAATGCGCGCGCGGATCAACGGCCTCCGTCAGGCGCTCGCAGCCGCGGATTCGCGCCTATCGCCCATCGCGGCGCAGCACGGCATGTTCGCGACGCTGCCTCTTTCCCCCACCGCGATCGCGGCGCTGCGCGAAGATCACGGCATCTATATGGCGCCGAACGGCCGTATCAACATTGCCGGACTACGGACCGATAACATCGCAGCCTTCGCGCACGCGCTTCTTCCTTATCTCGATGCGGCCAAGGATTTTCGATAA
- a CDS encoding entericidin A/B family lipoprotein — MKKLLTIFAISSSMLLLSACNTVEGAGKDVESAADCADGVKGNC; from the coding sequence ATGAAAAAGCTTCTGACAATTTTCGCGATTAGCAGCTCGATGCTTCTTCTGTCGGCCTGCAATACGGTTGAAGGTGCCGGAAAAGACGTTGAATCTGCTGCAGATTGTGCCGATGGAGTTAAAGGCAACTGCTGA